CAAATGAAGGAAAggtatatataaaaaaaagtaaagcAAGTGAAGGGGGGGGGAAGGAAGTATATAAGTATAAGTATATGACAAATAGTTCTTACccaataatataaataaatagatTTAATGAAACTAACACCATctataaataaaagaaatacactttaatattaatactaataatgCCATAAATcattcattgaaaaaaaggacaaaataacaaaaatacaataatgcttaaatataaatataaatatttggaCTATTTTTGGTTGGATTGAATGTTTATATATTTCATCTTTTCCATATAACTCctctttcaattcttcttcttctattaTACAATCTTTAATTCACATTGTTTACTACTtgcaaaacaaacaaaataaagaattccaatttaatcaaattcaattttgagTTATCTTTTTGGTACCTTCACCATCATTTGAAGAAGTATCATAGTGATGTTTAACCCATCTAAATCCTTGACTCAATTGTGCCAATTCATTAACAAAATGACAcccaaataataaataattttgagGAGTAACTGCCATTGAATACCTCATAAACACTAAAGAATAAAGTATTAATGAACCAGTCATTGGTCCACTAATTAAATCAGgatcttttttcaaatctaaaATAGCAGCTATAGGAATCCCAAAATTTGATACTGGACCCCAAAAATGAGTTGTACAGACATATCTAAGGGattgttttgaaaataaaaaatcagtgaattttttaaatgatgacattgaaggaaggaaggaaggaaggaaggTAGATAAGTAGCTAAGTAAATGAGTAAATGTATaaatgtatatatatataaatagtAGGATGTAAgtaagaagaagaaaaaggtTATATAGCAacaatgatgaaaaaatatgtatttattaattgatcgAGAGttatttgataaagtttttcttcttcttcttcctctcTCCGGTCTTGACAAGTccataatttttttgttttgctGATTATTATGGAAGTAGAAAAGTTgagaaaaaagaattgatggCGGGAGTGATTGCAATAGATAGTACCAAGATTAATAGTGACTGGCAATGGTTGGCGGCAGTATCATACATCAGATCGTGCGAGGGACTCGACTCGGCCATAAAGGTTTTCTTTGAAAACCCCACTTT
The sequence above is a segment of the Candida albicans SC5314 chromosome 3, complete sequence genome. Coding sequences within it:
- a CDS encoding pyruvate transporter (Protein of unknown function; S. cerevisiae ortholog Fmp37 which localizes to mitochondria; Hap43-repressed; Spider biofilm repressed), with amino-acid sequence MSSFKKFTDFLFSKQSLRYVCTTHFWGPVSNFGIPIAAILDLKKDPDLISGPMTGSLILYSLVFMRYSMAVTPQNYLLFGCHFVNELAQLSQGFRWVKHHYDTSSNDGEGTKKITQN